The proteins below come from a single Treponema phagedenis genomic window:
- a CDS encoding ABC transporter substrate-binding protein has protein sequence MKQKKNYSLISFIVMMIIFSVSAVCSCSKKETASNPAEAVIHVVAWNDAADALTAIAKEYNESGKLGKVIVDYVDSNYTKLTPALVSGMNVPDIFQAQNRDFPAFMNKYGSVFADLSDLIAPEKTNFEKAALAQVIGKDGKYYAVPWDIGPCAWMYRKDIFDKAGIDVSKVETWDDFIQAGKILKEKTGTYIWGFCYNGSTSIDELMLLTYQQKVSYYDADGKVNFDTPEMLRGISVLKELQKNGSAFDIPDAWNDRIKAINEGKITSLPYAVWYTGTMKNSMKDLKGKWAIAPLPSFKGFGRTANIGGSILAVSVKTKHLELCKDFLRFALMSDRGNAINFDYGLFTSYMPSFKDPAYHIDDPYFGFSLGQAFIPEANAPVINFGPYYTALQAELQTAFGQIFTQSADPSSALQKAAERAQKEIDSLQ, from the coding sequence ATGAAACAGAAAAAAAATTATTCACTTATAAGTTTTATTGTAATGATGATTATTTTTAGTGTGTCTGCTGTCTGTTCATGCTCGAAGAAAGAAACAGCGAGTAATCCTGCTGAGGCGGTTATTCACGTTGTTGCATGGAATGATGCGGCTGATGCACTTACGGCTATTGCAAAAGAATATAATGAGAGCGGAAAGCTTGGAAAAGTTATTGTTGATTATGTTGATTCAAACTATACAAAGCTGACTCCGGCATTAGTTTCCGGAATGAATGTTCCTGATATTTTTCAAGCTCAAAACAGAGATTTTCCCGCTTTTATGAATAAATATGGTTCTGTATTTGCCGATTTAAGTGATCTTATTGCGCCTGAAAAAACAAACTTTGAAAAAGCCGCACTTGCCCAGGTTATTGGAAAAGACGGAAAATATTATGCAGTACCGTGGGATATCGGTCCCTGTGCATGGATGTATCGAAAAGACATATTTGACAAAGCCGGTATTGATGTTTCTAAGGTAGAAACATGGGATGATTTTATTCAAGCAGGAAAAATTTTAAAAGAAAAAACCGGTACATATATTTGGGGTTTCTGTTATAATGGCTCAACTTCAATTGACGAGTTAATGCTTTTAACGTATCAGCAAAAAGTTTCATATTATGATGCGGACGGAAAAGTGAATTTTGATACGCCGGAAATGCTAAGAGGAATTAGCGTTTTAAAGGAGCTGCAAAAAAACGGATCCGCATTTGATATTCCCGATGCATGGAATGATAGGATAAAAGCGATAAATGAAGGAAAAATTACAAGTTTGCCTTATGCTGTATGGTATACCGGCACCATGAAAAATTCAATGAAAGATTTAAAAGGCAAGTGGGCAATAGCGCCCCTGCCTTCTTTTAAAGGTTTTGGCAGAACGGCAAATATTGGCGGTTCAATTTTAGCAGTTTCTGTAAAAACAAAACACCTTGAACTATGTAAAGACTTTCTTCGGTTTGCGCTGATGAGCGATCGAGGAAATGCAATTAATTTTGATTACGGACTTTTTACCTCGTATATGCCTTCTTTTAAAGATCCTGCTTATCATATAGATGATCCTTATTTCGGGTTTTCATTAGGGCAAGCCTTTATCCCTGAAGCGAATGCGCCTGTTATCAATTTCGGTCCATATTATACCGCTTTACAAGCAGAGCTGCAAACCGCATTTGGTCAGATATTTACACAAAGTGCCGATCCTTCTTCTGCATTGCAAAAAGCAGCAGAGAGAGCCCAAAAAGAAATAGACTCTCTACAATAA
- a CDS encoding SPOR domain-containing protein, which produces MKKIIVFISIFLISFSSLWAVWEGNAAAGISADFPSDGMFVRSDMFPKHTLVEIINLEKDIKVRAVVIGTAGIPGLLASLSPKVANELKIDSKKTARIRIFIPTHVRELGEDESDLSLPEYAQDNTLSVEIVKKDDTHTESVFYDEPEISLPEESAEILAAEPEPEIKETPEPIKKETIVYVEPVKEKPAEPAPVKPPVEEKEKPPVPQVYLEPVPTVPKVSLHPAAPRYPQDNQQAELSLRSEKVAVVVSPTPPEKPEPETPSAIKNIDSPQNPPEKKHEEPSPVAGIEIPSAPEKEEPKEPAEVISLETPSAPEMPLPADPASVDSVDTPQAPREENPFADEPVAVVDSPVQPLPEKKIETEEKPEEVEELKTPETIDPVEETPEEAEDSSMIQELSNISQLEIPVPEKTEEEKEPVKEIVIPEIEKPQKPPKVVEEPYIGKLKKGEYYVQIAIYTDIIYVQSIMHRYGKDYPITVEKETEDNKNRFKVFVGPIQRDERGAVLENFQKRGFKDAFLKKIF; this is translated from the coding sequence ATGAAAAAAATTATAGTATTTATCAGCATTTTTTTAATTTCGTTTTCATCTCTTTGGGCGGTGTGGGAAGGAAATGCCGCTGCAGGAATCTCCGCAGATTTTCCTTCCGATGGAATGTTTGTACGAAGCGATATGTTCCCTAAACACACGCTGGTAGAAATTATTAATCTTGAAAAAGATATTAAAGTTCGTGCGGTAGTTATAGGAACAGCGGGGATTCCCGGCCTTTTGGCAAGCTTATCTCCGAAGGTAGCAAATGAACTTAAAATAGATTCAAAAAAGACGGCGAGAATACGAATTTTTATACCTACCCATGTAAGAGAATTAGGAGAAGATGAAAGCGATCTTTCTTTACCTGAATATGCTCAAGATAATACTCTTTCCGTTGAAATTGTAAAAAAAGATGACACTCATACCGAATCTGTTTTTTATGATGAACCTGAAATTTCTCTTCCTGAAGAATCGGCAGAAATTCTGGCAGCAGAACCGGAGCCGGAAATTAAAGAAACTCCTGAACCTATAAAAAAAGAAACTATCGTGTATGTTGAGCCGGTAAAAGAAAAACCGGCAGAACCTGCACCGGTAAAACCTCCGGTTGAAGAAAAAGAAAAACCGCCTGTACCGCAAGTTTACTTAGAGCCGGTTCCGACAGTTCCCAAGGTTAGCTTGCATCCTGCAGCTCCGCGCTATCCGCAAGATAATCAACAGGCTGAATTATCGCTACGCTCTGAAAAAGTAGCAGTTGTTGTATCTCCGACGCCGCCTGAAAAACCGGAGCCTGAAACTCCTTCGGCAATAAAAAATATTGATTCTCCTCAAAATCCTCCGGAAAAAAAGCACGAGGAACCAAGTCCTGTAGCCGGAATAGAAATTCCTTCCGCTCCTGAAAAAGAAGAGCCGAAAGAACCGGCAGAAGTAATTTCATTAGAAACTCCTTCTGCACCGGAAATGCCATTGCCGGCTGATCCCGCTTCTGTCGATTCTGTTGATACTCCGCAAGCTCCGCGTGAAGAAAATCCTTTTGCTGATGAACCTGTTGCGGTAGTAGATTCTCCGGTGCAGCCGCTTCCCGAGAAAAAAATTGAGACTGAAGAAAAACCGGAAGAAGTAGAGGAATTGAAAACTCCGGAAACAATTGATCCGGTTGAAGAAACTCCGGAAGAAGCGGAAGACTCTTCTATGATTCAAGAGCTTTCAAATATTTCTCAATTGGAAATACCTGTTCCCGAAAAAACTGAGGAAGAAAAAGAGCCCGTAAAAGAAATAGTTATTCCGGAAATTGAAAAACCTCAAAAGCCTCCGAAGGTTGTTGAAGAGCCTTATATCGGTAAATTAAAAAAAGGCGAGTATTATGTGCAAATAGCGATATATACCGATATCATTTACGTACAGAGCATTATGCATCGATATGGCAAAGACTATCCGATTACGGTAGAAAAAGAGACAGAAGATAATAAAAACAGATTCAAGGTTTTTGTTGGTCCAATACAACGAGATGAACGAGGCGCTGTACTTGAAAACTTCCAAAAACGAGGCTTCAAAGACGCCTTTTTAAAGAAGATTTTTTAG
- a CDS encoding GGDEF domain-containing protein, producing the protein MNEKKKKWLGILQQSKIFSNLSQKQIESFASLMFYCEFEPSRPLVYEGEVGNELFIIVEGSVAISVKSGEENIELARLFAGDFFGEMAMLEQEPRSASCIARENTCCLALKSKDFSQIMEKEPELASIVLNNMLSITSERLVHTDSIFSQIIQWGDEAKKRAITDSFTGLLNRRYLDETFETLIHTEVRKGMRISFAMLDIDHFGTLNKEFGSKFCDDILLEIVDVFKKVFDSDDILIRYGGDEFCFIIRGAFERAKKQCSDICLNVNALVFPQHPSLKVSCSIGLVHYNLGMDTAKLLLDSDVALYEAKKSGRNCVYIAQDTI; encoded by the coding sequence ATGAATGAAAAAAAGAAAAAATGGCTGGGAATTTTACAACAATCAAAAATCTTTTCAAATCTTTCACAAAAACAAATTGAGTCTTTTGCATCATTAATGTTTTATTGTGAGTTTGAACCAAGCAGACCGCTTGTATATGAAGGAGAGGTTGGAAATGAGCTATTTATTATCGTTGAAGGTTCTGTTGCCATTTCAGTAAAATCGGGAGAAGAGAACATTGAGTTGGCACGTCTTTTTGCCGGCGATTTTTTTGGTGAAATGGCAATGCTTGAGCAAGAACCTCGATCTGCTTCTTGCATTGCAAGGGAAAATACTTGCTGCCTTGCATTAAAATCAAAAGATTTTTCACAGATAATGGAAAAAGAGCCTGAACTTGCAAGCATTGTACTGAATAACATGCTTTCAATCACTTCCGAGAGATTAGTACATACTGACAGCATTTTCTCGCAAATTATTCAATGGGGTGATGAGGCAAAAAAACGAGCTATCACGGATTCTTTTACGGGACTTTTAAACAGGCGATATTTAGATGAAACTTTTGAAACACTCATCCATACCGAGGTTCGTAAAGGCATGAGGATCAGTTTTGCAATGCTTGATATTGATCATTTTGGAACCTTAAATAAAGAATTCGGGAGTAAATTTTGTGATGATATCTTACTTGAGATTGTTGATGTCTTTAAAAAAGTTTTTGATTCGGATGATATTTTAATTAGATACGGCGGTGATGAATTTTGTTTTATTATACGGGGAGCTTTTGAAAGAGCAAAAAAGCAATGTAGCGATATTTGCTTAAATGTGAATGCTTTAGTATTTCCTCAGCATCCATCTTTAAAAGTGTCATGCTCAATCGGCCTTGTTCATTATAATCTCGGAATGGATACCGCAAAACTTTTACTTGATTCCGATGTTGCTTTATATGAAGCGAAAAAATCGGGAAGAAATTGTGTTTATATAGCTCAAGATACAATTTGA
- a CDS encoding GGDEF domain-containing protein encodes MNIEMEVIAPLLQKTFLFSAWTEKELQEIIFLSEIITVEEGKTIFSPGEQGSKLYCILNGNILILSDSEKSLLAEFVAGEIFGESELLTETKYNAYAVAGKKTEVLAFPKSGVSLDDIAKENPALFAHLLKSFLILIAQRTRQANALIKENSPIMRELRKQVYGDKLTGLLNKAYIEENLSKYLKNDITSLIMMKPDNFKYINDNFGHKAGDAILVLIANNLSHFIHTDSVLIRYQGNEFAVITPSTSREKALSLAEEIQNFLHTLDISSVTMKDDVFLSMSLGIALYPEHAQTAEALIARCVNLPLDGRLQGGGKILFPEADS; translated from the coding sequence ATGAATATCGAAATGGAAGTTATTGCACCTCTATTGCAGAAAACTTTCCTTTTTTCTGCATGGACCGAAAAAGAATTGCAGGAAATTATATTTCTTTCAGAAATAATTACTGTTGAAGAAGGCAAAACGATATTTTCTCCGGGAGAGCAGGGCTCAAAACTGTATTGCATTTTGAACGGCAATATTCTTATTTTATCCGATTCTGAAAAATCCTTATTAGCGGAATTTGTTGCAGGAGAAATATTCGGCGAATCTGAGCTGCTGACCGAAACCAAATATAATGCCTATGCGGTTGCTGGTAAAAAAACAGAAGTTTTGGCATTTCCCAAAAGTGGAGTGTCTTTAGATGATATTGCAAAGGAAAACCCCGCACTTTTTGCGCATCTTTTAAAATCCTTTTTAATTTTGATTGCACAACGTACACGGCAGGCAAATGCTCTTATAAAAGAAAACTCTCCTATAATGCGTGAGCTGCGAAAACAGGTATACGGCGATAAATTAACAGGCTTATTGAATAAGGCGTACATTGAAGAAAATTTATCCAAATACTTAAAAAACGATATTACATCGCTCATTATGATGAAACCCGATAACTTTAAATACATTAATGATAACTTTGGGCATAAAGCGGGAGATGCAATACTGGTGCTTATTGCAAACAATTTAAGCCATTTTATCCATACTGATTCTGTGCTTATTCGCTACCAAGGAAATGAATTTGCAGTAATTACACCGAGTACATCAAGAGAAAAAGCTTTATCGCTTGCGGAAGAAATCCAAAATTTTCTACACACTCTTGATATCTCTTCAGTAACGATGAAAGATGACGTTTTCCTTTCTATGAGTCTTGGTATTGCCTTATATCCCGAGCATGCGCAAACAGCCGAAGCGCTTATTGCTCGTTGTGTGAACCTTCCGTTAGACGGACGATTGCAAGGCGGCGGGAAAATTCTTTTTCCGGAGGCAGATTCATGA
- a CDS encoding beta-galactosidase, which yields MIQFDSNSWIIDGKRKFIISAAVHYFRLPRAEWAAVIRKARLGGCNAIETYIAWNYHETAEKQWDFSGDKDLAAFFAICHDEGMYVIVRPGPYICAEWDFGGLPYYLNNTDGIEYRCSNAAYEQAVRRYFERIMPIIRRYQLGSGGSIIMVQIENEYHAFGKKDLAHIRFLEELTRGFGITVPLVSCYGAGRNTVEMRNFWSGAERAAAVLRERQSGQPLGIMEFWIGWFEHWGGEPQKHKPAEAVLSHCFEALKSGFVFFNYYMYFGGSNFGSWGGRTIGAHKIFMTQSYDYDAPLDEFGFETEKYRLLAVLHTFIAWLENDLTAGSLLIQEQAEHELSVTKAEYPSCRVYYYAHTGKERRQVSLTLDNEEYDFSIQPEFCTPVITEKKITEWLRLCLCTEITSGFYADSAEIFMRKNTQGILVFELSEEAKAETQNGTPLFVEQKKTPEGRYRLSVQCVYEKEDALVLRCKRFSYTIRLRSLEKPRSTRYFDDLRHTEIQTKNWQCRPEVFDFTRAKTFDNPQSFSAMDRFSGYLAYQTEIIRKESGKTLLFLTSLEDPALLFVNGSFYSAIKELGCVCVEIELRQGKNKLVFVVQNMGRYNYTAGIGEPKGLSGAVYADAKTLPLLDGWKIDNAGASFSLDAMPKVDGDIPFVFEFENPRYDVAFLCGEGASSCALNGKASKVLFEERTAWNRLFHVFSIADASAALTSGTNELYLDVLQKGTIQKLSLFLAAESDRLRNWNVRPIAEVQDFLSAKNLPMYTDTGKIFPSFYKTRVRLSPAKTPVLAAYLKLGSLQKGNIYFNGFDIGRFWNIGPQTKYKIPVSLLQETNELVIFDEYGANPNGVSLCIVTDNC from the coding sequence ATGATTCAATTTGACAGTAATTCGTGGATTATTGACGGAAAACGGAAGTTTATTATTTCGGCGGCGGTGCATTATTTTAGGCTGCCGAGGGCGGAATGGGCGGCGGTTATCAGGAAGGCGCGGCTTGGCGGCTGCAATGCAATCGAAACGTATATTGCGTGGAATTATCATGAAACTGCGGAGAAGCAGTGGGATTTTTCAGGCGATAAAGATTTGGCGGCGTTTTTTGCAATTTGCCATGACGAGGGGATGTATGTGATTGTGCGCCCCGGCCCGTATATTTGTGCGGAGTGGGATTTCGGCGGTTTGCCGTATTATCTGAACAATACGGACGGGATTGAGTATCGCTGTTCAAACGCAGCGTATGAACAGGCGGTGCGCCGGTATTTTGAGCGCATCATGCCGATTATTCGGCGGTATCAGCTTGGTTCGGGCGGCAGTATCATCATGGTACAGATTGAGAATGAGTATCACGCCTTTGGAAAAAAAGACCTTGCGCATATTCGCTTTTTGGAAGAGCTTACCAGGGGGTTCGGGATTACGGTTCCGCTGGTGAGTTGTTACGGCGCCGGACGGAATACGGTGGAAATGCGGAATTTCTGGAGCGGTGCGGAGCGTGCGGCGGCGGTTTTGCGGGAACGGCAGAGCGGGCAGCCGCTCGGCATTATGGAGTTTTGGATTGGTTGGTTTGAGCATTGGGGAGGGGAACCGCAAAAGCATAAGCCGGCGGAGGCGGTGCTCTCTCATTGTTTTGAGGCTTTGAAAAGCGGTTTTGTATTCTTCAATTATTATATGTATTTCGGCGGCAGCAATTTCGGTAGTTGGGGCGGCAGAACAATCGGAGCTCATAAGATATTTATGACTCAATCCTATGATTATGATGCGCCGCTTGATGAGTTCGGATTTGAGACGGAAAAGTATCGGCTGTTGGCTGTTTTGCATACGTTTATTGCATGGCTTGAAAATGATTTAACGGCGGGCTCTCTTTTGATTCAGGAGCAGGCTGAGCATGAGCTGTCGGTTACAAAGGCGGAGTATCCTTCCTGCCGTGTGTATTATTATGCGCATACGGGAAAAGAACGGCGGCAGGTTTCTTTGACTCTTGATAATGAAGAATACGATTTCAGCATTCAGCCGGAGTTTTGTACTCCGGTTATTACCGAAAAAAAAATAACGGAGTGGCTTCGGCTTTGTCTTTGTACCGAGATAACAAGCGGATTTTATGCGGATTCCGCAGAAATCTTTATGCGTAAAAATACGCAAGGCATTTTGGTTTTTGAACTTTCCGAAGAGGCGAAAGCGGAAACGCAAAACGGAACTCCGTTGTTTGTTGAGCAGAAGAAAACTCCCGAAGGGCGGTATCGGCTTTCGGTTCAGTGTGTTTATGAAAAAGAGGATGCGCTTGTTTTACGGTGCAAACGTTTTTCGTACACAATACGGCTCCGCTCGTTGGAAAAGCCACGCAGCACACGCTATTTTGACGATTTGCGGCATACAGAAATACAAACAAAAAACTGGCAGTGCCGCCCCGAGGTTTTTGATTTTACTCGGGCAAAAACTTTTGATAATCCGCAGAGCTTCAGCGCAATGGATAGGTTTTCGGGGTATCTTGCCTATCAAACCGAAATAATAAGAAAAGAGTCCGGCAAAACCTTGCTTTTTCTTACAAGTTTGGAAGACCCCGCACTTCTTTTTGTCAACGGTTCTTTTTATTCGGCAATAAAAGAGCTTGGCTGCGTTTGTGTTGAAATTGAGTTGCGTCAAGGAAAGAATAAGCTTGTCTTTGTAGTGCAAAACATGGGACGCTATAATTATACGGCGGGTATCGGTGAGCCGAAGGGCTTAAGCGGGGCGGTGTATGCCGATGCGAAGACGCTGCCGCTTTTAGACGGCTGGAAAATTGATAATGCCGGTGCGTCTTTTTCGCTTGACGCTATGCCGAAAGTTGACGGCGACATTCCCTTTGTGTTTGAGTTTGAAAATCCGCGGTATGATGTCGCCTTTCTTTGCGGCGAAGGGGCGTCGTCCTGTGCCTTAAATGGCAAAGCTTCCAAAGTGCTTTTTGAGGAGCGCACCGCATGGAATAGACTTTTCCATGTGTTTTCCATCGCCGATGCAAGCGCTGCGCTGACAAGCGGAACAAATGAGCTTTACTTGGACGTTTTGCAAAAGGGAACAATCCAAAAACTTTCGCTTTTTTTAGCGGCGGAATCCGATCGGCTGCGGAACTGGAACGTTCGCCCCATTGCTGAAGTGCAGGATTTTCTTTCCGCAAAAAATCTACCGATGTACACCGATACCGGCAAGATTTTTCCCTCATTTTACAAAACAAGGGTTCGGCTGTCGCCTGCGAAAACTCCTGTTCTTGCCGCATACTTGAAGCTCGGCTCTTTGCAAAAAGGCAATATTTACTTTAACGGCTTTGACATCGGACGATTTTGGAACATCGGCCCGCAAACAAAATACAAGATTCCCGTTTCTCTTTTACAAGAAACCAACGAGCTTGTCATTTTTGATGAGTACGGCGCAAACCCGAACGGGGTGAGCCTTTGCATTGTTACCGATAATTGCTAG
- a CDS encoding sugar kinase has translation MAKKVITMGEIMLRLSTPGHQRFVQANSFDAIYGGGEANVAVSLANYGFDSYFVTKLPKHEIGQAAVNELRKYGVHTDYIARGGERVGIYFSETGASMRPSKVIYDRANSSIAEAHVEDFDFNEIFKDAKWFHISGITPAISKNGTELTRAAMKAAKANNVTVSIDLNYRKKLWTPEEAQSVMRDLMQYVDVCIGNEEDASLCLGFTPKGLDVTSGKVHIDGYKKIFEQMMEEFGFKYVVSSLRESISASDNGWSACLYDGKEFYHSKRYDVRIIDRVGGGDSFASGIITGLLDGKSSADTLEFAVAASALKHTIIGDFNHMSREEVENLVAGDASGRVQR, from the coding sequence ATGGCTAAAAAAGTAATTACGATGGGAGAAATAATGCTGCGGTTGTCAACTCCGGGGCATCAAAGATTTGTGCAGGCAAATTCCTTTGATGCGATTTACGGCGGCGGCGAAGCAAATGTTGCGGTCAGTCTTGCGAATTACGGATTTGATTCATATTTTGTGACCAAGCTGCCTAAGCATGAAATCGGACAGGCGGCAGTAAATGAGTTAAGAAAATACGGTGTGCATACCGATTATATTGCACGGGGCGGCGAGCGAGTCGGCATTTATTTTTCGGAAACAGGGGCATCCATGCGTCCGTCAAAAGTTATTTATGATCGGGCAAATTCTTCCATTGCCGAAGCCCATGTCGAAGATTTTGATTTTAATGAAATCTTCAAAGATGCAAAATGGTTCCACATTTCAGGAATTACGCCGGCAATCAGCAAAAACGGCACCGAGCTTACGCGCGCCGCAATGAAAGCCGCAAAAGCGAATAACGTAACGGTCAGCATCGATCTAAATTACAGAAAAAAACTTTGGACTCCTGAAGAAGCGCAAAGCGTTATGCGCGACCTTATGCAATATGTGGATGTTTGCATCGGTAATGAGGAAGACGCCTCTCTTTGCTTAGGATTTACGCCAAAAGGGCTTGATGTTACAAGCGGCAAAGTACATATTGACGGATACAAAAAAATATTTGAGCAAATGATGGAAGAGTTCGGATTTAAATACGTGGTAAGCTCTTTACGAGAGTCTATTTCAGCATCGGACAACGGTTGGAGTGCCTGCCTATACGATGGAAAAGAATTTTACCACTCAAAAAGATATGACGTGCGCATTATCGACAGAGTAGGCGGCGGAGACTCCTTTGCGTCCGGAATTATCACCGGATTACTTGACGGAAAATCCTCTGCGGACACCTTGGAATTTGCCGTTGCGGCATCCGCATTAAAACACACAATCATAGGCGACTTCAATCATATGAGCAGAGAAGAAGTAGAAAACCTCGTTGCGGGAGATGCTTCGGGAAGGGTTCAACGATAA
- a CDS encoding bifunctional 2-keto-4-hydroxyglutarate aldolase/2-keto-3-deoxy-6-phosphogluconate aldolase — MSKAETLLKIKENGIVAVIRGKDKEEALRFSKACIDGGVKILEITFTVPDAIGVLKSLHDKLDTDAVLGAGTVLDATTARFAIMNGARFVVSPAFDKEVAMLCNLYQVPYMPGCMTPTEIVEALKYGADVIKIFPGSAFGPSYFSAIHGPLPQANLMPTGGVSVDNVGEWIKNGAFAVGAGSALVKGSSEEIIERAKAFIKNIKEARNNG; from the coding sequence ATGTCAAAAGCGGAAACTCTTTTAAAAATTAAAGAGAATGGGATTGTTGCGGTTATTCGTGGCAAGGATAAAGAAGAAGCGTTACGGTTTTCAAAGGCTTGCATTGACGGAGGGGTAAAGATACTTGAAATTACTTTTACCGTGCCGGATGCAATCGGCGTATTAAAATCATTACATGACAAGTTAGATACGGACGCAGTTTTAGGAGCGGGAACGGTTTTGGATGCCACAACCGCAAGGTTTGCAATTATGAACGGTGCAAGGTTTGTTGTGTCTCCCGCATTTGATAAAGAGGTTGCAATGCTTTGTAATTTGTATCAGGTGCCGTATATGCCCGGCTGCATGACTCCTACCGAAATTGTTGAAGCATTGAAATACGGGGCGGATGTGATAAAGATATTCCCCGGCTCCGCTTTTGGGCCAAGTTATTTCAGCGCAATTCACGGGCCGCTCCCGCAGGCAAACTTAATGCCCACTGGCGGCGTAAGTGTTGATAATGTCGGCGAATGGATTAAAAACGGCGCCTTTGCGGTAGGCGCAGGCTCTGCACTAGTAAAAGGCAGCAGCGAAGAAATTATCGAAAGAGCAAAAGCCTTTATAAAAAATATTAAGGAGGCAAGAAACAATGGCTAA
- a CDS encoding hemolysin family protein, giving the protein MSIQSIIIIIETIILIVCAGFFAGTETAITAIGRADVRKLSKQKQKNSVRLTHLVRIKDRIVTTTLIYTNFINMLASALITAFTIEMFGNNYLFIATIITTSLIILFAEIIPKAVCAYYPVLIGKRASAILYFFYILLYPVVLFFSGLSGITIKLFSGTHKKIRNISEEELKALIKISTEDGAVKDGENYLLSKATRLRNLKLRNIMTTRTDIIAVEHDVSIDEIIQKFRESRFSRLPVYDKTNDSIIGIIHYKDVLFYKTAKKHDSIISLIRETTFVPETSNVFSVIKAMKNSKHNMAIVIDEHGGTAGLITMDDIIAAVFGTIQDEYGGASVNYGLRLIGKSRLHFSGEMPIAKLNEILHAQLSSEYYDTMGGLLLEAFEQLPAPNSSITINGILFTVKKVMNRQITSIIADIPQN; this is encoded by the coding sequence ATGAGTATACAATCTATTATCATCATTATAGAAACCATTATATTAATAGTCTGTGCAGGTTTTTTTGCCGGAACCGAAACCGCTATTACGGCCATCGGTAGGGCGGATGTACGGAAGCTTTCCAAGCAAAAACAAAAAAACTCTGTGCGGCTTACACACTTAGTACGCATAAAAGACAGAATAGTAACAACAACACTTATTTACACAAACTTTATCAACATGCTTGCCTCTGCCTTGATTACCGCTTTCACAATTGAGATGTTCGGAAATAACTACTTATTTATTGCAACCATCATTACCACCTCGTTAATTATTTTATTTGCGGAGATTATTCCTAAGGCGGTTTGTGCATATTATCCGGTTTTAATTGGTAAGCGCGCAAGTGCGATTTTATATTTTTTCTATATACTCTTATATCCTGTGGTGCTTTTTTTTAGCGGCTTATCGGGCATAACAATTAAACTTTTTTCCGGCACGCATAAAAAAATTCGGAATATTTCCGAAGAAGAGCTGAAAGCGTTAATAAAGATTTCTACCGAAGACGGAGCGGTAAAAGACGGTGAAAACTACTTACTCAGCAAAGCAACGCGATTGAGAAATTTAAAACTGCGAAATATTATGACAACGCGCACGGACATTATTGCAGTTGAACATGATGTATCAATTGATGAAATCATACAAAAATTTCGAGAAAGCAGGTTTTCGCGCTTACCGGTATATGATAAAACAAATGATTCGATAATCGGAATAATTCATTATAAGGATGTATTGTTTTATAAAACAGCAAAAAAGCACGACAGCATTATCTCGCTTATTCGAGAAACAACCTTTGTGCCGGAAACATCGAATGTATTTTCCGTTATTAAAGCGATGAAAAACAGTAAACACAATATGGCAATTGTCATTGATGAGCATGGCGGCACCGCCGGCTTAATCACAATGGATGATATCATAGCAGCGGTATTCGGTACCATTCAAGATGAGTACGGCGGCGCATCGGTTAATTACGGCCTGCGCCTGATAGGCAAAAGCAGATTACATTTTTCAGGTGAAATGCCGATTGCCAAGCTCAATGAGATTTTACATGCCCAACTTTCCTCCGAATATTACGACACAATGGGCGGACTTTTACTAGAAGCTTTTGAGCAGCTGCCCGCGCCGAACAGCAGCATCACCATCAACGGAATTCTTTTTACCGTCAAAAAAGTTATGAACAGACAAATCACTTCTATCATCGCCGACATTCCGCAAAACTAA